One genomic window of Etheostoma spectabile isolate EspeVRDwgs_2016 chromosome 5, UIUC_Espe_1.0, whole genome shotgun sequence includes the following:
- the mapkapk5 gene encoding MAP kinase-activated protein kinase 5, whose translation MSEDNNADKFIKETSILDEYNINWTQKLGAGISGPVRVCMKKSSQERLALKILIDRPKARNEVRLHMMCANHPNIVQILEVYANSVQFPHESSPRARLLIVMEMMEGGELFHRISQHRHFTEKMASQVTKQISQALEHCHSLNIAHRDLKPENLLFKDNSLDAPVKLCDFGFAKIDQGDLMTPQFTPYYVAPQVLEAQRRHQKEKSGIIPTSPTPYTYNKSCDLWSLGVIIYVMLCGYPPFYSKRHSRTIPKDMRKKIMTGSFDFPEDEWSQISEMAKDIVRKLLKVKPEERLTIEGVLSHPWLNCTEALDNVLPSAQMMMDKAVVAGIQQAHAEQLANMRIQDHNVGLKPLNSVNNPILRKRKMLGPKPSDGFFIHDPENGGEDSNVALEKLRDVIAQCILPQAGENEDDKLNEVMYEAWRFNRDCKLLRDGLQALSWDGRSFSDKVDRLKLAEIVKQAIEEKTNLQESN comes from the exons AGTTTGTATGAAGAAGTCATCTCAGGAGCGCCTGGCCCTAAAGATCCTCATTGATCGCCCCAAGGCCAGGAATGAG GTGCGTCTCCATATGATGTGTGCCAACCATCCAAACATAGTGCAAATCCTGGAGGTTTACGCCAATAGTGTTCAGTTCCCGCATGAGTCCAGCCCAAG AGCGAGACTCCTGATTGTTATGGAGATGATGGAGGGTGGCGAGCTGTTCCACAGAATCAGTCAGCACAGGCACTTTACTGAAAAGATGGCCAGCCAGGTCACTAAACAa ATCAGTCAAGCCTTGGAACATTGTCACTCCCTAAATATTGCACATCGTGACCTGAAGCCAGAGAACCTGCTCTTTAAGGATAACTCTCTG GATGCACCTGTGAAGTTGTGTGACTTTGGCTTTGCCAAAATTGATCAAGGAGACTTAATGACCCCTCAGTTCACTCCCTACTATGTAGCACCTCAG GTACTTGAGGCTCAAAGACGACACCAGAAAGAAAAGTCTGGAATTATACCTACCTCACCCACTCCTTATACCTATAACAAA AGCTGTGACTTGTGGTCTCTCGGTGTGATCATCTACGTGATGCTGTGTGGCTATCCTCCGTTCTACTCCAAGCGCCACAGTCGCACCATCCCGAAGGACATGAGGAAGAAAATTATGACCGGCAGCTTTGACTTTCCTGAAGATGAGTGGAGCCAGATTTCAGAGATGGCCAAGGACATTGTACGCAA GCTGCTGAAGGTGAAGCCAGAGGAGAGGCTGACTATTGAGGGAGTCTTGTCTCACCCTTGGCTCAACTGTACTGAGGCACTTGACAACGTGCTGCCCTCAGCCCAGATGATGATGGACAAG GCGGTAGTTGCAGGTATCCAGCAGGCCCATGCAGAGCAGCTGGCCAACATGAGAATTCAGGATCATAACGTCGGCCTGAagcctctaaactctgtcaacAACCCAATCCTCAGGAAGCGAAAAATGCTAGG CCCCAAGCCCAGTGACGGTTTCTTCATTCATGACCCGGAGAATGGAGGGGAAGACTCCAACGTAGCTCTGGAAAAATTACGAGACGTCATTGCACAGTGTATACTACCACAAGCTG GAGAGAACGAGGATGACAAGCTGAATGAGGTGATGTATGAAGCCTGGAGGTTCAACAGAGACTGTAAACTGCTGAGAGATGGCCTGCAGGCGCTTAGCTGGGACG GAAGATCCTTCTCCGATAAAGTCGACCGCTTGAAGTTGGCTGAAATAGTGAAACAGGCCATCGAAGAGAAGACAAATCTCCAGGAATCTAATTAG